The following coding sequences are from one Pseudomonas mendocina window:
- a CDS encoding SdrD B-like domain-containing protein has translation MLSTPKHRSWLLGCALLGAGLLPLAAQASLGISKTRAPGFADPVYVGDTDGFLIQLTNNFNDGDITDVTFTDNMPAGFRVAGTGVVSTTCADGSGNPVPFVGSVAAAQGSNSITLSGGVIPSRGAGTQAGRCEIVVQVTSTTAGSGNNVIPANAVSGTYNGSTVRNADPAQQSLNFLTLAAPTISKSFAAGTIVKRDQATRLSIVIRNNASQPLPLNGAGDSPAFAIRDRLGDYGLQVASSPDAQINCGATPPSFNPAAGASEISAVGGVVPANGTCTLSVMVVADGSASAYSMGLTNVINRTTDFGNKRGLVPPSNASANLTVTAPLRVAKNFNPATVAAGQEALLTITLTNASPLTTLNLQAFSDDIDGAASGLQITSAPTATCTGGSSLTGLGGQGSQTLVYSSGTLAPNSNCVIRVPYTATLSTAGVPESFTNTIPAGGVSVSNPDVFSQGAAASVTVVDQFLIEKTSSPDVVAPGNPVYFSVAVRNYSTTAQSGVTVTDHLPSGMVLLSAPNRANPSISGAGCSGSVVVGGSATSPTFTFDMGAGAAGNPAICTLNFWGMVPADASSGAVINEIPAGGVCASGICNHSSTSAQYSVSSSTLTVEKGFDASSRPEGSAATMTIDLVNLSAQALSDVSLLDNLPLGSNNTPMQVAFPSNAATTCGGTLVAVPGSNEVRLTGASVPARSGDGLGAVGRCQVRVNVVGAAGHYVNSLPAGAASGVERYADGSPNPDRVQSPGPVNASIDFLSALAGNKTFVPNRIQPGGRSTVSINLSNSQAGVLTNVSITDDLPAGMTVANPANAYSTCDGAPTINAAPGSSQVTLSGARIPTGSCDLLFDVTATGGGDWVNSIAAGQLKADGGVQNVTAFGATLQNASGGGVSVTLNHATASVAAPGAVTQLTLTLFNSGSLDLSNLTLDSFFTDDGLVGGAPTGERIAGVPNVSTTCPGGVVNAPANGNRLALSGASLAAGQSCTVTVDVTMVNTGTVTAVIPASAISTDQGVSNVDPASSSLQTSSGLGLVKQFTPKVIAPGERSRLRITFYNPTTQPISDLSVVDTYPAGLVTASPANVVNTCQGSVSSSSGQVSLSGGQLPAGTGAAPASCYVEIDVTANSQGEYVNTIPGGGLTGSAGGSPVTNNEDTTDTLRVTSPLTVHKAIATRTLDAGNPAGFTTGTANGSAGVPVRLAIRLDNPGSSPLTGLAYTDTLPDGLVVAQVPNASNSCSGTLSVTPSGTSVRLSGGALAGNASCLVEVDVLSNIAGTYTNSIGVGAVSSFEGVRNEEPTRARLIISSPPSVSKQFAPAVIPPGGISRLTIFVNNPNATAMTLSAALVDNLPTLPGAVRVAATPNIAGSCPAGAITAAANSASVRLASGTVVPAGGCTIEVNVTADTAGEHTNIIPAGALQTDMGNNPEPAHAPLTVSTLGFISGRVYLDNDLSGSYSAGTDSPLAGVAIELRSGASCASGAPVSGIIGLINPSTTDAAGNYLFAGLPAGTYSVCQASQPAGTLNGQPVAGGIVAVNGSSGTVGTPSNPSESSSQIAAIVLQGNGAGGEVSGSSGNDFPEVRPASLSGSVFVDLNNDGIRQSGDSGLAGVPIELSGTDWLGRPVTRSSVTDSNGDYRFNGLPPGDYRVTEPTQPDGTTNGITRAGNSDGTTPSVTPVSSTPSIIDGVRLSPGYVSENNDFGEILNGRAIHGKVFHDRDVDGAPTSGDSGLAGQLIELSGTDVNGNSITRSTTSDSNGDFSFTGLPPGTYTLVQPNQPNGLINGSTTAGTAGGVVSETPSTITGIDLSGTALSVDNWFAEVSIPSLSGTVWIDSNHDRIRDPGETVLPGWTVELLQHGTVVATTTSDSNGAYAFNDLTPGNGYEVRFRHPDSGTLFGRPVPNEQGVGYTPGTTGPGNPAGADNTGGTLDGITISHGRNVVEHSLPIDPSGVVYDAISRQPVRGAVVSISGPPGFSAANVLGGSLSQTTGNDGLYQFLLLAGAPAGTYTLTVTAPAGYLPAPSALIPACTNTLPVTAVPDPALVQNSNLAPAESVTLHDPATCPASSAGLAGGAGSTQYYFSFVLDGSSADLVNNHIPLDPVMGGAIVMTKVSPKVNVTRGELVPYVLTARNTLGTSLADVAIEDQIPPGFQYVKGSAQVDGLPQEPEMEGRRLRWPPRTLVGGQVVTVKLLLVVGSGVGFNEYVNQTWALNLAVGTRVSNVASATVRVVADPTFDCSDLIGKVFDDKNRNGYQDEGEPGLPGVRLATPRGWLVTTDAHGRYHIACADVPGDLRGSNFILKVDERTLPSGYRIVTENPRVVRMTQGRLVKANFGASIHRVVRLDLTGDAFAGERLSADYLARMDEVLAALYAEPSILRIAYHLPLGGDAEQARARIGHVRDLIKERWEPRECCYDLQLEEEIVPATESVEVIR, from the coding sequence ATGTTGTCGACACCGAAGCATCGGTCGTGGCTGCTTGGCTGCGCACTATTGGGGGCGGGGTTGTTGCCGCTGGCGGCACAAGCCAGTCTGGGCATCAGCAAGACGCGGGCACCCGGCTTTGCCGACCCGGTCTACGTCGGTGATACCGACGGCTTTCTCATCCAGCTGACCAACAACTTCAATGACGGCGACATCACCGATGTCACCTTCACCGACAATATGCCCGCCGGTTTCCGCGTGGCGGGTACGGGTGTGGTCTCGACCACCTGTGCCGATGGCAGTGGCAACCCGGTACCTTTCGTCGGTAGCGTTGCCGCGGCGCAGGGCAGCAACAGCATCACGCTGAGCGGTGGCGTGATCCCTTCGCGCGGTGCCGGTACCCAGGCCGGGCGCTGCGAGATCGTCGTTCAGGTCACCTCCACCACGGCCGGTAGCGGCAACAACGTCATCCCCGCCAATGCCGTCAGCGGCACCTACAACGGCAGCACGGTGCGCAACGCCGACCCGGCGCAGCAGTCGCTCAACTTCCTCACCCTGGCGGCGCCGACCATCAGCAAGAGCTTCGCCGCCGGCACCATCGTCAAGCGTGATCAGGCCACGCGCCTGAGCATCGTCATTCGCAACAACGCCTCACAGCCGCTGCCGCTCAATGGTGCTGGCGACAGCCCGGCTTTCGCCATTCGTGATCGTCTCGGTGACTACGGCCTGCAGGTTGCTTCCAGCCCTGATGCACAGATCAACTGCGGCGCGACGCCACCGAGCTTCAATCCGGCGGCCGGTGCCAGCGAGATCAGCGCGGTCGGCGGCGTGGTGCCGGCCAACGGCACATGTACCCTGAGCGTGATGGTGGTGGCCGACGGCTCGGCCAGCGCCTATTCGATGGGCCTGACCAACGTCATCAACCGCACCACCGATTTCGGCAACAAGCGCGGCCTGGTGCCGCCGAGCAACGCCAGCGCCAACCTCACCGTTACCGCGCCGCTGCGCGTGGCCAAGAACTTCAACCCGGCCACCGTGGCGGCCGGCCAGGAAGCGTTGCTGACCATCACCCTGACCAACGCCAGCCCGCTGACCACGCTCAACCTGCAAGCCTTCAGCGACGACATCGACGGCGCGGCCAGCGGCCTGCAGATCACCTCGGCGCCGACTGCCACCTGTACCGGTGGCTCCAGCCTCACGGGCCTGGGCGGGCAGGGCAGCCAGACCCTGGTGTACAGCAGCGGCACCCTGGCGCCCAACAGCAATTGCGTGATTCGCGTGCCCTACACGGCGACGCTGAGTACGGCGGGTGTGCCCGAGTCCTTCACCAATACCATCCCGGCCGGCGGCGTCAGCGTCAGCAATCCGGATGTGTTCAGCCAGGGCGCGGCCGCCTCGGTCACCGTGGTCGATCAGTTCCTTATCGAGAAAACCAGCAGCCCGGATGTGGTGGCCCCTGGCAACCCGGTGTACTTCAGCGTGGCGGTGCGCAACTACTCGACCACCGCGCAAAGCGGTGTGACGGTAACCGACCACCTGCCCAGCGGGATGGTGCTGCTGAGCGCTCCGAACCGAGCCAACCCTTCCATCAGCGGCGCCGGTTGCAGCGGCTCGGTCGTCGTTGGCGGCAGCGCCACCAGTCCGACCTTCACCTTCGACATGGGCGCAGGCGCGGCGGGTAACCCGGCGATCTGCACCCTGAATTTCTGGGGCATGGTGCCGGCCGACGCCAGCAGCGGCGCGGTGATCAACGAGATTCCGGCCGGTGGCGTGTGCGCCAGCGGTATCTGCAACCACAGTTCGACGTCCGCGCAGTACAGCGTCAGCAGCTCCACTTTGACTGTGGAGAAGGGCTTCGATGCCAGCTCCAGGCCCGAGGGCAGCGCGGCGACCATGACCATCGACCTGGTCAACCTGTCGGCGCAGGCACTGAGCGACGTCAGCCTGCTCGACAACCTGCCGTTGGGCAGCAACAACACGCCGATGCAGGTGGCATTCCCCAGCAACGCCGCCACCACCTGCGGCGGTACTCTGGTTGCGGTGCCGGGCAGCAACGAAGTGCGTCTCACCGGGGCCAGCGTGCCCGCTCGTAGCGGTGACGGCCTGGGCGCGGTCGGCCGCTGCCAGGTGCGGGTGAACGTGGTCGGCGCTGCTGGTCATTACGTCAACTCCCTGCCTGCTGGCGCCGCCAGCGGTGTCGAGCGTTACGCCGATGGCTCGCCCAATCCGGATCGCGTGCAGAGTCCTGGCCCGGTCAATGCCAGCATCGATTTCCTCTCGGCACTGGCGGGCAACAAGACCTTCGTGCCCAACCGCATCCAGCCGGGTGGTCGCTCCACCGTCAGCATCAACCTGAGCAACTCGCAGGCTGGTGTGCTGACCAACGTCAGCATCACCGACGACCTGCCGGCCGGCATGACCGTAGCCAACCCGGCCAACGCCTACTCCACCTGCGATGGTGCGCCGACGATCAATGCCGCGCCTGGCAGCAGTCAGGTGACGCTAAGTGGCGCACGGATTCCCACCGGCAGCTGCGACCTGTTGTTTGACGTTACCGCCACGGGCGGCGGCGACTGGGTCAACAGCATCGCTGCTGGCCAGCTCAAGGCCGACGGTGGCGTGCAGAACGTCACCGCTTTTGGCGCCACCCTGCAGAACGCCAGCGGCGGCGGGGTCAGCGTGACCCTCAACCACGCCACGGCCAGCGTCGCTGCGCCGGGGGCGGTGACCCAACTGACCCTGACCCTGTTCAACAGCGGCAGCCTGGATCTGAGCAACCTGACGCTGGACAGCTTCTTCACCGATGATGGCCTGGTGGGTGGCGCTCCGACCGGCGAGCGTATCGCCGGCGTGCCCAACGTCAGCACCACTTGCCCCGGTGGCGTGGTCAACGCACCGGCCAACGGCAACCGCCTGGCCCTCAGCGGGGCGAGCCTGGCGGCGGGGCAGAGCTGCACCGTCACGGTGGACGTGACCATGGTCAACACCGGCACGGTGACCGCCGTGATCCCGGCGAGCGCGATCAGCACCGACCAGGGCGTCAGCAACGTCGATCCGGCGTCGAGCAGCCTGCAGACCAGCAGCGGCCTTGGCCTGGTCAAGCAGTTCACGCCCAAGGTGATCGCACCAGGTGAGCGTTCACGCCTGCGTATCACTTTCTACAACCCGACCACCCAGCCGATCAGCGACTTGAGCGTGGTCGATACCTATCCGGCTGGCCTGGTCACGGCAAGCCCGGCCAACGTCGTCAACACCTGCCAGGGCAGCGTCAGCAGCAGCTCCGGTCAGGTGAGCCTGAGTGGCGGTCAACTGCCTGCCGGCACGGGCGCGGCTCCGGCTTCGTGCTACGTGGAGATCGACGTGACCGCCAATAGCCAGGGCGAGTACGTCAACACCATTCCCGGCGGCGGCCTTACCGGCAGTGCCGGCGGCAGCCCGGTGACCAACAACGAGGACACCACCGACACCCTGCGCGTCACCTCGCCGCTGACCGTGCACAAGGCCATCGCCACGCGCACGCTGGATGCCGGCAACCCGGCCGGTTTCACCACCGGCACGGCCAATGGTTCGGCCGGTGTGCCGGTGCGCCTCGCCATTCGCCTGGACAACCCCGGCAGCAGCCCGCTGACCGGTCTGGCTTACACTGACACCTTGCCCGACGGCCTGGTCGTGGCCCAGGTGCCCAATGCCAGCAACAGTTGCAGCGGCACGCTGAGCGTCACGCCGTCGGGCACCAGTGTGCGCCTGTCCGGTGGCGCGCTGGCAGGCAACGCCAGCTGCCTGGTCGAGGTGGATGTACTGAGCAACATCGCCGGCACCTATACCAACAGCATCGGTGTCGGTGCGGTGAGCAGTTTCGAAGGCGTGCGCAACGAGGAGCCGACCCGCGCGCGTCTGATCATTTCCAGCCCGCCAAGCGTCAGCAAGCAGTTTGCCCCGGCGGTGATCCCGCCAGGCGGCATCTCGCGCCTGACCATCTTCGTCAACAACCCCAATGCCACGGCGATGACCCTCAGCGCGGCCCTGGTCGACAACCTGCCGACCTTGCCGGGGGCCGTGCGTGTCGCTGCCACACCGAATATCGCTGGCAGTTGCCCGGCTGGCGCCATCACCGCCGCGGCCAACAGCGCCAGCGTGCGCCTGGCCAGCGGCACTGTGGTGCCGGCCGGCGGCTGCACCATCGAGGTGAATGTCACCGCCGATACGGCGGGTGAGCACACCAACATCATCCCGGCCGGCGCCTTGCAGACCGACATGGGCAACAACCCGGAACCGGCCCATGCGCCATTGACGGTCAGCACCCTGGGCTTCATCTCCGGTCGCGTGTATCTGGACAACGACCTGAGTGGCAGCTATTCGGCTGGCACCGACAGCCCACTGGCTGGTGTGGCCATCGAGCTGCGCAGTGGCGCCAGTTGCGCCAGCGGTGCGCCGGTCAGCGGCATCATCGGTCTGATCAACCCGAGCACCACCGATGCCGCTGGCAACTACCTGTTCGCGGGGCTGCCGGCCGGCACCTATTCGGTGTGCCAGGCCAGCCAGCCGGCGGGCACGCTGAACGGCCAACCGGTGGCCGGTGGCATTGTCGCGGTGAACGGCAGCAGCGGTACCGTCGGTACGCCGAGCAACCCGAGCGAGAGCAGCAGCCAGATCGCCGCCATCGTGCTTCAGGGCAACGGCGCCGGTGGTGAGGTCAGCGGTTCGTCCGGCAACGACTTCCCTGAAGTGCGTCCAGCCAGCCTCAGCGGTTCGGTTTTCGTCGACCTCAACAATGATGGCATCCGCCAGAGCGGCGACAGCGGCCTGGCTGGCGTGCCCATCGAGCTGAGCGGTACCGACTGGCTCGGCCGTCCGGTCACGCGCAGCAGCGTCACCGACAGCAATGGGGATTACCGTTTCAACGGCTTGCCGCCGGGTGATTACCGCGTGACCGAGCCGACCCAGCCGGACGGCACCACCAACGGCATCACCCGCGCCGGCAACAGCGACGGCACCACGCCCAGCGTGACGCCGGTGAGCAGCACGCCGAGCATCATCGATGGCGTGCGCCTGAGCCCGGGCTACGTGTCGGAGAACAACGACTTCGGCGAAATCCTCAATGGCCGCGCCATTCACGGCAAGGTGTTCCACGACCGTGATGTGGACGGTGCACCGACCTCCGGCGACAGTGGCCTGGCGGGCCAGCTCATCGAGCTGAGCGGTACCGACGTCAATGGCAACAGCATCACCCGTAGCACCACCAGCGATAGCAACGGCGACTTCAGCTTCACCGGCCTGCCGCCGGGCACCTACACCCTGGTGCAGCCGAACCAGCCCAACGGCCTGATCAATGGTTCGACCACGGCCGGTACGGCAGGTGGTGTGGTCAGCGAGACACCGAGCACCATCACTGGCATCGACCTGAGTGGTACCGCGCTGTCGGTGGACAACTGGTTTGCCGAGGTGTCCATCCCGTCGCTGTCCGGCACCGTGTGGATCGACAGCAACCATGACCGCATCCGTGATCCGGGCGAGACCGTGTTGCCCGGTTGGACCGTCGAGCTGCTGCAGCACGGCACGGTGGTCGCCACCACCACGTCCGACAGCAACGGCGCCTATGCCTTCAACGACCTGACGCCGGGTAACGGCTACGAAGTGCGCTTCCGCCATCCGGATTCCGGCACGCTGTTCGGCCGTCCGGTGCCGAACGAGCAGGGGGTTGGCTACACCCCCGGCACCACAGGCCCCGGCAACCCCGCTGGGGCCGACAACACGGGCGGCACCCTCGATGGCATCACCATCAGTCATGGTCGCAACGTGGTCGAGCACAGCCTGCCGATCGACCCGTCCGGTGTGGTGTACGACGCCATCAGCCGGCAGCCGGTGCGCGGCGCCGTGGTCAGCATCAGCGGCCCGCCCGGTTTCTCCGCTGCCAACGTGCTGGGCGGCTCGCTGAGCCAGACCACCGGCAACGATGGCCTGTATCAGTTCCTGCTACTGGCAGGCGCGCCAGCGGGTACCTACACCCTGACCGTGACCGCACCGGCGGGTTACCTGCCGGCACCGTCGGCACTGATTCCGGCCTGTACCAATACCCTGCCGGTCACGGCGGTGCCCGACCCGGCACTGGTGCAGAACAGCAACCTGGCGCCGGCCGAGTCGGTGACCCTGCATGACCCGGCCACCTGCCCGGCGAGCAGCGCCGGCCTGGCCGGCGGTGCCGGCAGCACGCAGTACTACTTCAGCTTCGTGCTCGACGGCAGCAGCGCCGACCTGGTCAACAACCACATCCCGCTCGATCCGGTGATGGGCGGTGCGATCGTCATGACCAAGGTGTCGCCCAAGGTCAACGTCACCCGTGGTGAGCTGGTGCCCTATGTACTGACTGCGCGCAACACCCTGGGCACCTCGCTGGCCGATGTCGCCATCGAGGATCAGATTCCACCGGGCTTCCAGTACGTGAAAGGTTCGGCGCAGGTCGATGGCCTGCCGCAGGAGCCGGAAATGGAAGGGCGCCGTCTGCGCTGGCCGCCACGCACCCTGGTCGGTGGCCAGGTGGTGACCGTCAAGCTGCTGCTGGTGGTCGGTTCCGGCGTCGGTTTCAACGAGTACGTCAACCAGACCTGGGCGCTCAACCTGGCGGTCGGCACGCGTGTGTCGAACGTCGCCAGCGCCACCGTGCGCGTGGTCGCCGACCCGACCTTCGACTGCTCCGACCTGATCGGCAAGGTCTTCGACGACAAGAACCGCAACGGCTACCAGGACGAAGGCGAGCCCGGCCTGCCCGGCGTACGTCTGGCCACGCCGCGTGGCTGGCTGGTGACCACCGATGCCCATGGCCGCTACCACATCGCCTGTGCCGACGTGCCCGGTGATCTGCGTGGCAGCAACTTCATCCTCAAGGTCGACGAACGCACTCTGCCGAGCGGCTACCGCATCGTCACCGAGAACCCGCGCGTGGTGCGCATGACCCAGGGCCGCCTGGTCAAGGCCAACTTCGGCGCCAGCATCCATCGCGTGGTGCGCCTGGATCTGACCGGTGATGCCTTCGCCGGCGAGCGCCTGAGCGCGGACTACCTGGCACGCATGGATGAGGTACTGGCCGCGCTGTACGCCGAACCGTCGATCCTGCGGATCGCCTACCACCTGCCGCTGGGTGGCGATGCCGAGCAGGCCCGTGCACGGATTGGCCATGTCAGGGATTTGATCAAGGAACGTTGGGAGCCCCGCGAGTGCTGTTACGACCTGCAACTGGAAGAAGAAATCGTACCGGCGACCGAAAGCGTGGAGGTGATCCGATGA
- a CDS encoding TonB-dependent receptor — protein sequence MRCLWSCWPGLLALLGSTALAQVATEEPALLQLDDLSVNARQRPEKAGEVPIAISVIEGRQLDEAGLTRASELPERVPGLSLAAPNARQASYAIRGLGSSGYNDGLDGSVGVFVDGVYLGRPGMSVGTLFDLERVEVLRGPQGTLYGKNSTAGTLNFYSRLPTFHPQASGEVTMGEDGLRRYRGVLSGELVEGVLAGRLSGYDSQREAAVDNFHPGVSSRDRDEQGLRGQLLWQPDERFSARLILDHDQRRENVALAASNYSQATVQRSAYVGYALPPIDPYAREVDHDRESFADVRQNGISLELNRYWDNGTTLTSISAYRDWRYDTRLDADGTGLAVAAGSAELDHWQFSQELRLAGSPHERLDYVAGLYYLRQNLARDIGVGFGRDAAAFFLGDRPELHLPPPFGSLPPSVIPASLLEGAQQHLDSEQRSESRALFGQLTWHLTPRLAVTPGLRYTHERKRAWLSRTVSNLAPLVSNPLDPLDPLWQWGGPLLRQVALGGDYYRRDTIDEHNLSGHLSISYRFNDDLLGYASWSRGYKAGGINLDVTSRYAQPTFAAERATSLEVGLKQWLWNERAWLELALYQTDVDDYQALTNSPPADAFSPPLRDNLINVGQVRLRGVELDGRLRASEQIELRLGVAYSDARYRDFANAPCAPQSQSWTCDLSGQRLFNAPRWGVTAGLDYRQPLEQGLAVFAGLDYSLRSASQGTLEGGAGSQQPTYALTHLRFGLGRSDGGWELELWVRNLFDRQYITAVRGQLGSGDYGVVVGEARQFGSTLRVAY from the coding sequence ATGAGGTGTCTGTGGTCGTGCTGGCCGGGTCTGCTGGCGTTGCTCGGCAGCACGGCGCTGGCGCAGGTGGCCACCGAGGAGCCGGCGCTGCTGCAGCTCGATGACCTCAGCGTCAATGCCCGCCAGCGCCCGGAGAAGGCTGGCGAGGTGCCCATCGCGATCAGCGTGATCGAGGGGCGGCAACTCGACGAGGCCGGGCTGACACGTGCCAGTGAGCTACCGGAGCGAGTACCTGGCCTGTCGCTGGCCGCACCCAATGCGCGGCAGGCCAGCTATGCCATACGCGGGCTGGGTTCGAGCGGCTACAACGATGGGCTGGACGGCAGTGTCGGTGTGTTCGTCGACGGCGTTTACCTGGGGCGGCCGGGTATGTCCGTCGGCACGCTCTTCGACCTCGAGCGTGTCGAGGTGCTGCGTGGCCCGCAGGGCACTCTGTATGGCAAGAACAGCACCGCCGGTACGCTGAATTTCTACAGTCGCCTGCCCACTTTCCATCCCCAGGCCAGCGGCGAGGTGACGATGGGCGAAGACGGGCTGCGCCGATATCGCGGGGTACTGTCTGGCGAACTGGTGGAGGGCGTACTGGCAGGGCGACTGTCCGGCTACGACAGCCAGCGGGAGGCGGCGGTCGACAATTTTCATCCCGGCGTTTCATCGCGTGACCGTGATGAGCAGGGGCTGCGCGGCCAGTTGCTGTGGCAGCCGGATGAGCGTTTCAGTGCACGGCTGATTCTCGATCATGATCAGCGTCGCGAGAATGTCGCCCTGGCCGCCAGCAACTACAGCCAGGCGACCGTGCAACGCAGCGCCTATGTGGGTTATGCGCTGCCGCCAATCGACCCCTACGCCCGCGAGGTCGATCATGACCGGGAGAGTTTCGCCGATGTGCGCCAGAACGGTATTTCCCTGGAGCTGAACCGCTACTGGGATAATGGCACCACACTGACCAGCATCAGCGCCTATCGCGATTGGCGTTACGACACCCGGCTGGACGCCGATGGCACCGGCCTGGCGGTCGCAGCCGGCAGTGCCGAGCTGGATCACTGGCAGTTCAGCCAGGAGCTGCGCCTGGCCGGTTCGCCCCATGAGCGGCTGGACTACGTGGCCGGGCTCTACTACCTGAGGCAGAACCTGGCGCGCGACATCGGCGTGGGCTTCGGTCGCGATGCGGCGGCATTCTTCCTGGGTGATCGGCCCGAGCTGCACTTGCCGCCGCCGTTCGGCTCCTTGCCGCCGAGCGTCATCCCGGCGTCCCTGCTCGAAGGCGCCCAGCAACATCTCGACAGTGAGCAGCGCAGCGAGAGCCGCGCCCTGTTCGGTCAGCTGACCTGGCACCTTACGCCGCGCCTGGCAGTCACTCCAGGCCTGCGCTACACCCATGAACGCAAGCGTGCCTGGCTGTCGCGGACGGTCTCCAACCTGGCGCCGCTGGTGTCCAACCCGCTCGATCCGCTAGACCCCTTGTGGCAGTGGGGCGGCCCGCTGCTGCGCCAGGTGGCGCTGGGTGGGGACTACTATCGACGCGACACCATCGACGAGCACAATCTGTCTGGCCACCTGAGCATCAGCTACCGCTTCAACGATGACCTGCTCGGCTACGCGAGTTGGTCGCGCGGTTACAAGGCTGGTGGCATCAACCTCGATGTGACCAGCCGCTATGCACAACCCACTTTCGCTGCCGAGCGGGCCACGTCGCTGGAGGTCGGCCTCAAGCAGTGGTTGTGGAACGAGCGCGCCTGGTTGGAGCTGGCGCTGTACCAGACCGACGTCGACGACTACCAGGCACTGACCAACAGCCCACCGGCCGATGCGTTCTCTCCGCCGCTACGCGACAACCTGATCAATGTCGGCCAGGTTCGCCTGCGCGGTGTCGAACTGGACGGGCGCCTGCGTGCCAGCGAACAGATCGAACTGCGGCTGGGCGTCGCATACAGTGATGCCCGCTACCGGGACTTCGCCAACGCGCCCTGTGCACCGCAAAGCCAGAGCTGGACATGCGATCTGAGCGGGCAGCGGCTGTTCAATGCGCCGCGCTGGGGTGTCACTGCTGGTCTCGATTATCGCCAGCCGCTGGAGCAGGGCCTGGCCGTCTTCGCGGGGCTCGACTACAGCTTGCGCAGTGCCTCGCAGGGCACCCTGGAAGGCGGCGCCGGCAGCCAGCAACCGACTTATGCGCTCACTCATCTGCGCTTCGGTCTTGGCCGTAGCGATGGTGGTTGGGAACTTGAGCTATGGGTTCGCAATCTGTTTGACAGGCAGTACATCACCGCCGTGCGTGGCCAGCTCGGTTCCGGCGACTACGGGGTGGTGGTCGGCGAGGCCAGGCAGTTCGGTAGCACCTTGAGAGTGGCCTACTGA